In a genomic window of Kwoniella newhampshirensis strain CBS 13917 chromosome 8, whole genome shotgun sequence:
- a CDS encoding NADH-cytochrome b5 reductase 1, which translates to MSVIEDIAEKLAPHAQTLGGLFALLVLGIYIAYHQHAMEKNRKVLDPVEWRSFKLVAKDHLSHNTALYRFELPRPTDCLGLPIGQHISVAAEIDGKQIMRSYTPTTLDDDKGHFDLVVKTYEKGNISRYLSLLTIGQDVKIKGPKGKFIYTPDLAPALLMIAGGTGITPMYQIIKSSIKNPADKTKLALIYANVEEDDILLRKELEALRDASNGRFKLYYVLNKPPAGWTGGVGFVTKEMIENLMPEGGVGSPTHGEGHKVLMCGPPPMCSAMKAHLAQIGYPAPRTVSKLEDQVFLF; encoded by the exons ATGTCAGTCATCGAGGACATCGCAGAGAAGCTCGCACCTCATGCGCAGACATTGGGCGGTCTGTTCGCGCTTCTCGTTCTGGGTATCTATATAGCTTACCACCAAC ATGCTATGGAAAAGAACAGAAAGGTGCTGGATCCGGTGGAATGGAGGTCGTTCAAGCTTGTCGCCAAAGATCATCTTTCACACAACACTGCTTT GTACCGATTCGAACTTCCTCGTCCTACCGACTGTCTCGGTCTTCCTATCGGTCAACACATTTCTGTCGCTGCTGAGATCGATGGAAAACAGATCATGCGATCGTACACTCCTACCACTTTGGATGACGACAAAGGTCACTTCGATTTGGTAGTCAAG ACGTACGAAAAGGGAAACATCTCTCGCTACCTTTCTCTGCTCACCATCGGTCAGGACGTCAAGATCAAGGGACCGAAGGGAAAGTTCATCTACAC TCCCGACCTCGCCCCCGCCCTGCTCATGATTGCTGGAGGTACCGGTATCACACCTATGTACCAGATCATCAAATCCTCCATCAAGAATCCTGCAGACAAGACCAAGTTGGCTTTGATTTATGCCaatgtcgaagaggatgatatCT TGTTGAGGAAAGAGCTCGAAGCCCTTCGAGATGCATCTAACGGTCGATTCAAGCTCTAC TACGTGCTGAACAAACCGCCTGCGGGTTGGACCGGTGGTGTCGGTTTTGTCACCAAGGAGATGATTGAGAACCTGATGCCTGAGGGTGGTGTCGGTTCTCCCACGCATGGCGAGGGTCACAAAGTCTTGATGTGTGGCCCCCCACCTATGTGTAGTGCTATGAA GGCACACCTCGCTCAAATCGGTTATCCCGCTCCTCGAACGGTGTCAAAGCTGGAAGACCaggtcttcctcttctaa